A window from Psychrobium sp. MM17-31 encodes these proteins:
- a CDS encoding LysR family transcriptional regulator codes for MINPLWLKTFCILVEEGHFTRTADKLFMTQSGVSQHIKKLEQYLDCELLRREGKRFSLTAQGKMLYEEGDKLLGNWQALAQQVSSDDKYSGKVSIASPGSIGLKLYPQLLNIQQQYPALIIDYRFAPNEDIEAKLIAGDCDIGLMTAPSRHRHISCREIASEPLVLITPAVVTDIDWSQLLKLGFIGHPDARYHAQLLLEKNFPRFESIEQFELHGFSNQISLICQPVSMGFGFTVLPLNAALAFAKQSHIKIHYLTHAVHESLYIAYNNKSPQSARGQFIGEEIRRIVNCE; via the coding sequence ATGATTAATCCATTGTGGCTTAAAACTTTTTGTATCTTGGTAGAAGAAGGCCATTTTACTCGCACCGCCGATAAACTCTTTATGACGCAATCTGGGGTTAGTCAGCATATTAAGAAGCTAGAGCAATATTTAGATTGTGAATTACTGCGCCGTGAGGGTAAGCGTTTTTCGTTAACGGCGCAGGGAAAAATGCTTTATGAAGAAGGAGACAAACTGCTCGGCAATTGGCAAGCGCTGGCGCAGCAGGTGAGCAGCGATGATAAGTATAGTGGCAAGGTAAGCATTGCTTCACCGGGTAGTATCGGCTTGAAGCTATATCCGCAGCTACTTAATATTCAGCAGCAATATCCAGCGCTTATTATCGATTATCGTTTTGCGCCTAATGAAGACATCGAGGCTAAGCTGATTGCTGGGGATTGCGATATTGGTTTGATGACAGCGCCTAGTCGTCATCGGCATATCTCCTGTCGTGAAATTGCCAGTGAGCCTTTAGTATTGATTACTCCTGCGGTTGTGACCGACATAGATTGGTCACAATTACTTAAGCTTGGGTTTATCGGCCATCCGGACGCGCGGTATCACGCGCAGCTGCTGCTTGAGAAGAACTTTCCTCGTTTTGAGTCAATAGAGCAATTTGAGCTGCACGGTTTTTCCAATCAAATTAGTCTTATTTGCCAGCCGGTGAGTATGGGGTTTGGTTTTACAGTATTGCCATTAAATGCAGCGCTGGCCTTTGCCAAGCAATCTCATATTAAGATTCATTATCTTACTCATGCTGTGCACGAATCTTTGTATATTGCTTACAATAATAAGTCGCCACAATCTGCTCGAGGGCAGTTTATTGGTGAAGAGATAAGGCGCATTGTTAACTGTGAGTAA
- a CDS encoding alpha/beta fold hydrolase — MKNILIVSLVTLLLSIPNYTFANEKKPPYGDGEIFKGQYGNLYFESEGRGTPVVIINGGPGAGHSVFLGWFEFLTKQHYQVVYFDETGRGRATRKVANKPLSPQMGVNDLESLRKHLKADKIIIIAHSYGGIQGMQYALQHPQHVEKLIMVNASYDAQSQQMNIDNVKRVTQHQYPQRWQQVLKLRQQGIKSSDERYYDLLSTGPDMYWYNTENRKNLRLVRTNDKRDRFNMQAYFDIVGDDPEWTVNGTLKGITVEEELKGFTIPTLLIAGRFDKITSPKMVHRLAQMMNSSTTQQVMFEKSGHWPWVEENEKFEKVISEFLK, encoded by the coding sequence GTGAAAAATATTCTAATTGTCTCGCTAGTAACCTTACTCCTTAGCATCCCTAACTACACATTTGCCAATGAGAAAAAGCCACCCTATGGTGATGGCGAAATCTTTAAAGGCCAATATGGCAACCTCTATTTTGAAAGCGAAGGTCGCGGCACACCTGTTGTTATTATTAACGGTGGCCCAGGTGCTGGCCATAGTGTTTTCTTAGGATGGTTTGAATTTCTAACGAAACAACATTATCAAGTGGTGTATTTTGACGAAACAGGCCGTGGCCGCGCCACACGTAAAGTGGCAAACAAACCTTTGTCGCCACAAATGGGCGTTAACGATTTAGAAAGCCTAAGGAAGCATCTCAAGGCGGATAAAATCATTATCATAGCCCACTCTTATGGCGGTATCCAAGGAATGCAATATGCGCTGCAACACCCTCAACATGTCGAAAAACTCATTATGGTCAATGCTTCTTACGACGCTCAGAGTCAACAAATGAATATCGACAACGTCAAACGCGTTACCCAGCATCAATATCCTCAGCGCTGGCAACAAGTACTAAAACTTCGCCAACAAGGGATAAAGTCTAGCGATGAGCGTTACTACGATCTCCTCTCAACAGGTCCAGATATGTACTGGTATAACACCGAAAATCGCAAAAATCTTCGCCTTGTGCGTACCAATGACAAACGCGATCGTTTTAACATGCAAGCCTATTTTGACATCGTTGGTGATGACCCAGAATGGACGGTAAACGGTACTTTAAAAGGAATTACTGTTGAAGAAGAGCTTAAGGGATTTACTATCCCAACGTTATTAATCGCAGGGCGCTTCGATAAAATTACTTCACCGAAAATGGTTCACCGCCTCGCCCAAATGATGAATAGTTCAACCACACAGCAAGTCATGTTCGAAAAGAGTGGTCATTGGCCATGGGTAGAAGAAAACGAAAAATTTGAAAAAGTCATTAGCGAGTTTCTTAAATAA
- a CDS encoding TonB-dependent receptor, with protein sequence MRKTTLAKSISFALLASAAAVSTTAIADDNTEIEKIVVKGQKIDRSLQETPTSVAVLTADDIETNSIANISEVFAMMPNVAGDFREGFNIRGVDAFSVSGGGNSFLATIYVDGAPLPFRMAKSGGLSTWDINQVEVFRGPQSTLQGRNALAGAIVLRSEDPTYETNGKFKITAGTDGQREYAFAGGTSLIDDVLAIRISYEDTAFDGDIENITRKESSNFEDNETLRAKVLFEPTDDIDALFTYTRNENMYGPRWSKFYHGESAFDRTVDTNTYIWEKTETDIYNLEVTWDINDQLSFHSITTYNDSEYGYNWDGDMQPTQIVVDTQDVRVDKTFSQEFRLAYDGDNVKAVAGFYTSKVDVEDQAVGERFYPLQSAVGTSDFAAVVTGLLMQQGLDAATASQTAAIVAPMYPNIDPIILDMQYGLDQEIKSSAIYGDITWSVNDKFDILAGLRYDTEEQSNSSNNAYKVNNTLPDPSVLPAQIAPVVTGINGYLHGLAANASGIGEKSKDDFNAWLPKLGATYHISDDSSASFIFQRGYRSGGVGFNIAQGESFKYDPEYTNNFELSYRSVNLDGDLVFNANLFLLKWTDQQIEKRGTSQFDTETVNSGKSEVKGFETEIFYTASDNLTIKAGLGLAKSEFTQFVIEQTGQDDLNYTGQRFPDAPKWTANVAAKYVFDNDVYLNVTAKHQDASDAYLDPRRSLGAARYAAENNPQNDGRTVVNATLGYDWDKYSVRLDVENLFDEDYIAYYTRDALPGEGFDNYGQHSVGLSRQISASFQMKF encoded by the coding sequence ATGAGAAAAACTACCCTAGCAAAATCAATTAGTTTTGCACTATTAGCGTCAGCTGCTGCCGTATCAACCACAGCTATCGCCGATGATAATACTGAGATTGAAAAGATCGTTGTTAAAGGTCAGAAAATCGATCGCAGCCTCCAAGAAACCCCAACTAGTGTTGCTGTACTTACGGCAGACGACATCGAAACTAACAGCATCGCTAATATCAGCGAAGTATTCGCTATGATGCCAAATGTTGCCGGCGACTTCCGCGAAGGCTTTAATATTCGTGGCGTTGACGCATTTTCGGTTTCAGGCGGCGGTAACAGCTTTTTAGCGACTATTTACGTTGATGGTGCTCCACTACCATTTCGTATGGCCAAAAGCGGTGGTTTATCAACATGGGATATTAATCAAGTAGAAGTATTCCGTGGCCCACAATCAACACTCCAAGGCCGTAATGCCCTTGCAGGTGCTATTGTCTTGCGTTCAGAAGATCCTACATACGAAACAAACGGTAAATTCAAAATCACCGCTGGCACAGACGGTCAGCGCGAATACGCGTTTGCAGGTGGCACATCACTGATTGATGACGTGTTAGCTATCCGCATAAGCTACGAAGATACAGCGTTTGACGGTGATATCGAAAACATCACGCGTAAAGAAAGCTCTAACTTCGAAGATAATGAAACACTGCGCGCTAAAGTATTATTCGAACCGACAGATGATATTGACGCACTATTTACTTACACGCGCAACGAAAACATGTACGGTCCTCGCTGGTCTAAGTTCTACCACGGTGAGTCTGCATTCGATCGCACTGTTGATACCAATACCTATATCTGGGAAAAAACTGAAACAGATATCTACAATTTAGAAGTCACTTGGGATATCAATGATCAATTGAGCTTCCACTCGATTACTACCTACAACGATTCTGAATACGGCTACAACTGGGATGGCGATATGCAGCCAACGCAGATTGTTGTTGATACGCAAGATGTTCGCGTGGATAAAACATTCAGCCAAGAATTCCGCTTAGCCTATGACGGCGATAATGTTAAAGCCGTTGCTGGTTTCTACACCTCTAAAGTGGATGTTGAAGACCAAGCTGTTGGTGAACGTTTTTACCCACTGCAAAGCGCGGTAGGCACTAGCGATTTCGCCGCTGTTGTGACGGGTCTTCTAATGCAACAAGGCTTGGATGCGGCAACCGCATCTCAAACAGCTGCCATTGTTGCGCCAATGTACCCAAATATCGACCCTATCATCCTCGATATGCAGTACGGTCTTGATCAAGAAATTAAATCATCGGCAATCTATGGTGATATCACATGGTCTGTTAACGACAAGTTCGACATCTTAGCGGGCTTGCGCTATGACACCGAAGAGCAAAGTAACAGCTCGAATAACGCCTACAAAGTCAATAACACGTTACCAGATCCATCAGTTTTACCAGCACAAATTGCACCTGTAGTCACTGGTATTAATGGTTACTTACACGGCCTAGCAGCAAACGCTTCGGGCATCGGTGAGAAGTCGAAAGACGATTTTAACGCTTGGTTACCTAAACTTGGCGCGACATACCACATTAGCGATGACAGCTCAGCTAGCTTCATTTTCCAGCGCGGTTACCGCTCAGGTGGGGTTGGCTTTAACATCGCCCAAGGCGAAAGCTTTAAATACGATCCTGAATACACCAACAACTTCGAGCTATCATACCGCTCAGTTAATCTAGACGGTGACCTAGTGTTCAACGCGAACTTGTTCCTATTAAAATGGACAGATCAGCAAATTGAAAAACGTGGCACTAGCCAATTTGATACAGAAACAGTTAACTCAGGTAAATCGGAAGTTAAAGGTTTTGAAACTGAAATCTTCTACACAGCATCAGATAACTTGACCATTAAAGCTGGTTTAGGTCTAGCCAAATCAGAGTTCACTCAGTTTGTGATTGAGCAAACAGGCCAAGACGACCTGAACTACACAGGCCAACGTTTCCCAGATGCGCCTAAATGGACTGCTAATGTTGCTGCAAAATACGTGTTTGATAACGACGTTTACCTCAATGTGACAGCCAAACACCAAGATGCAAGCGATGCTTACTTAGATCCTCGTCGTTCACTGGGCGCTGCGCGTTATGCCGCTGAAAACAACCCACAAAACGATGGCCGCACTGTAGTCAATGCAACGCTAGGTTACGACTGGGACAAATACAGCGTTCGTCTAGATGTTGAAAACTTATTCGACGAAGACTACATCGCTTACTACACTCGCGATGCACTACCTGGCGAAGGTTTTGACAACTACGGCCAACACAGTGTTGGTTTATCACGTCAAATTTCAGCTAGCTTCCAAATGAAGTTTTAA
- a CDS encoding response regulator — protein MLDNYDEDLKKEMKVLVIDDVVYMRAIIIDMLSRLGITNVTEADDGEKAHQLIQNNPFSLVLCDWHMPKVNGISLLRMIRFSHDTKTLPFIMVTSNQKLDDVKECIATGVSGFLLKPFELEKMEQQLADLFDDVVLHHRTLGILNEKVVEALDKQEQA, from the coding sequence ATGCTAGATAATTACGATGAAGATCTTAAAAAGGAAATGAAAGTCTTGGTCATTGATGATGTGGTGTATATGCGCGCTATTATCATCGATATGTTGTCCCGCCTAGGCATTACCAATGTCACCGAAGCTGATGATGGTGAAAAAGCCCATCAGCTCATTCAAAATAATCCCTTTAGTTTGGTGCTGTGCGACTGGCATATGCCCAAAGTTAATGGCATTTCATTATTGCGAATGATCCGCTTTTCTCACGATACCAAAACCCTGCCTTTTATCATGGTAACCAGTAATCAAAAACTCGATGATGTCAAAGAGTGCATTGCCACTGGTGTATCTGGTTTCTTACTTAAACCTTTCGAGCTAGAGAAAATGGAACAACAGCTTGCAGATTTGTTCGATGATGTCGTATTACATCACCGAACCTTGGGTATTCTCAATGAAAAGGTTGTTGAAGCTTTAGATAAGCAAGAACAAGCTTAG
- a CDS encoding zinc-dependent alcohol dehydrogenase family protein, with amino-acid sequence MKAMILKAFGTTDGFDMVELAKPTAGAGQVVVNVMASSVNTVDTMIRAMGDELPLSPALPAVLGMDFAGVITEVGPDVNNYKVGDEVYGCAGGLADLQGSLAEYMLVDANLMALKPKNLTMAQAAALPLVGITAYEGLMRANIQQLIAQDSEAKVLVHGGSGGVGHVALQLAKYFGADVYATGGGEPQMALIEQLGATPINYKTTTVEDYVEQYTVGAGFEVVFDSVGGMNMQASFDAAALNGQVISTVSMVEMDLSTAHFKGLSLYVVFMLIPMLHNTKRQEHGEILTKLADIVEAGGLTPVLDSEHFSLSQIGQAHERLTSGLAMGKVVVEHV; translated from the coding sequence ATGAAAGCGATGATTTTAAAAGCCTTTGGTACTACTGATGGTTTCGACATGGTTGAGCTGGCAAAACCAACAGCCGGAGCTGGGCAAGTGGTTGTAAACGTGATGGCGAGTAGCGTTAACACTGTTGATACCATGATTCGTGCAATGGGGGACGAATTACCACTATCTCCAGCATTACCTGCGGTGCTAGGGATGGATTTCGCAGGTGTTATTACCGAAGTAGGACCGGACGTGAACAACTATAAAGTGGGTGATGAAGTGTATGGTTGTGCTGGTGGTCTTGCCGATTTACAAGGCTCATTAGCTGAATATATGTTGGTTGACGCAAACTTGATGGCGCTGAAACCAAAAAATTTAACCATGGCGCAAGCTGCTGCGTTGCCCTTAGTTGGTATTACGGCATACGAAGGATTGATGCGTGCCAATATACAACAGTTAATAGCGCAAGACAGTGAGGCGAAGGTGCTAGTGCATGGCGGCTCAGGCGGCGTTGGTCATGTCGCATTGCAGCTAGCGAAATACTTTGGGGCAGATGTTTATGCGACTGGTGGCGGTGAGCCGCAAATGGCGTTGATTGAACAATTAGGAGCTACGCCAATTAACTATAAAACTACAACCGTTGAAGATTATGTTGAGCAGTACACTGTTGGGGCTGGCTTTGAAGTGGTGTTTGATAGTGTCGGCGGCATGAATATGCAGGCTTCTTTTGACGCTGCTGCGTTAAATGGGCAAGTGATTAGTACGGTTTCTATGGTGGAAATGGATTTGTCGACGGCGCACTTTAAAGGGTTATCTCTCTACGTTGTATTTATGCTGATCCCGATGCTGCACAATACTAAGCGCCAAGAGCACGGCGAAATATTGACAAAACTTGCTGACATTGTTGAAGCAGGAGGCCTAACACCAGTATTAGATAGCGAGCATTTTTCATTGTCACAAATTGGTCAGGCTCACGAGAGGTTAACGAGTGGCTTGGCGATGGGCAAGGTTGTCGTTGAGCACGTTTAA
- a CDS encoding lactoylglutathione lyase family protein translates to MSNYPRSFSHIGISVPNVEEAAKFYTEVLGWYLIMAPTEIVEDDSPIGEMCTDVFGANWKKFKIAHLSTGDRIGVELFEFANQQNPDDNFEYWKTGVFHFCVQDPNLEELAEKIVAAGGKKRMAKPRYYYPGEKPYRMIYMEDPFGNILEIYSHSYELTYSAGAY, encoded by the coding sequence TTGAGTAATTATCCACGCAGCTTTTCCCACATCGGCATTTCGGTACCCAACGTCGAAGAAGCCGCTAAGTTCTACACCGAAGTTCTTGGCTGGTATTTAATTATGGCGCCAACCGAGATTGTTGAAGATGACAGTCCTATCGGCGAGATGTGTACCGATGTCTTCGGCGCTAACTGGAAAAAGTTCAAAATTGCGCATCTATCGACAGGCGATCGTATTGGCGTTGAATTGTTTGAGTTTGCCAATCAGCAAAACCCTGACGATAACTTTGAGTATTGGAAAACTGGCGTCTTTCACTTCTGTGTCCAAGATCCAAACCTTGAAGAATTAGCCGAGAAAATCGTAGCTGCAGGCGGTAAAAAACGCATGGCAAAGCCGCGTTACTACTACCCGGGAGAAAAGCCTTATCGCATGATTTACATGGAAGATCCTTTCGGCAATATTCTAGAAATTTATAGTCATTCTTATGAACTAACTTACAGTGCAGGTGCTTACTAG
- a CDS encoding winged helix-turn-helix domain-containing protein produces MQYHFDEFVLSIKTAELFKGEESISIDPKIYDLLLFFCQNTQRVISREELLSQIWPTTVVSDNTLNRLIASLRKLLGDNAKSPLYIQTVPKLGYRFICDVKTEASHELTDFLPKTDIDTKRTFWPLYLVILVSICCLAYLLLPNSHQLVNESNDIETLTRIAGDKYSPQVSDNGKSLVFIGHENGRDTLWQKRLSTPKLTAVTHEFDRMFNIVQWRDNGEIVLLVRDKGIKKLIRGQVINNKLQVLGISAINIAKWWVIDIAHIADNQFAMIAKSPQHHQATLYQFDFFNPDIEHITLDMPDKSRMTRIDVNSAGDRLLILSRNLDNSTTVYQMNIANRALRQYHTFDGIVRNAIWQHNGQGILFTAMPPAQKVLALDSPDSEQPRVVASSSEYLCCDMALIENGHDIVYRTNIRNYDFKWLNDAKFAVSNSTIYDMLPSLFHRSNGVAFISKRDGAAQVYVQRDSGGAMALSNFAKYKVFSNVEVSIDDVHLVAGEANRVHLFDVEKRALVFSRTFDDRVNHVSWLNQALVAVHLADGQYQRIVLLDIKTKKILPLTTNWQRLLVDAEPDSNSLAGVYLLDRENKLYRSSIEDILAQRLPADAIAKLAIGVNRDTVISNGKLYHIPSYDTRLQVSAITKPNKLVEHIEIGDSYGFDVSNNAIIFSHLANESTELHRTK; encoded by the coding sequence ATGCAATATCATTTTGATGAATTTGTTTTATCGATAAAAACCGCTGAGTTATTCAAAGGCGAAGAATCAATTAGCATAGATCCCAAAATCTATGACTTATTGTTATTTTTTTGCCAAAACACCCAACGGGTTATTTCTCGCGAAGAGCTGCTATCACAAATTTGGCCGACGACGGTAGTTAGCGATAATACGCTTAATAGGCTAATTGCTTCATTGCGAAAGTTATTAGGTGATAATGCAAAGTCCCCCCTTTATATTCAAACAGTGCCTAAGCTCGGTTATCGGTTTATATGTGATGTTAAAACAGAAGCCTCCCATGAACTGACTGACTTTTTACCTAAAACAGATATCGACACTAAGCGAACATTTTGGCCGTTATACTTGGTGATATTGGTGAGTATTTGCTGTCTTGCTTATTTGTTATTGCCAAATTCACACCAGCTAGTTAACGAGAGTAATGATATTGAAACGTTAACGCGGATCGCTGGTGATAAGTATTCACCACAGGTATCTGATAATGGTAAATCATTGGTATTTATCGGCCACGAAAATGGCCGAGATACATTGTGGCAAAAGAGGCTATCGACGCCGAAATTAACGGCTGTAACACATGAATTCGATCGAATGTTTAATATTGTGCAGTGGCGAGATAATGGTGAGATTGTATTGCTAGTACGTGACAAAGGTATAAAGAAGCTGATTCGCGGTCAAGTGATTAACAATAAACTACAAGTCTTGGGAATATCGGCGATTAATATCGCTAAATGGTGGGTCATTGATATCGCCCATATCGCCGATAATCAGTTTGCGATGATTGCTAAGTCGCCACAGCACCATCAAGCTACGTTGTATCAGTTTGATTTTTTTAATCCAGATATTGAGCATATTACGTTAGACATGCCTGACAAGAGTAGGATGACGCGAATCGATGTGAATTCGGCTGGCGATAGGTTGTTAATTCTTTCTCGCAATCTCGACAATTCAACCACTGTTTATCAAATGAACATTGCTAATCGAGCGCTACGTCAGTATCACACTTTCGATGGCATAGTTCGCAATGCGATTTGGCAACACAATGGCCAAGGGATTTTATTTACCGCGATGCCGCCAGCGCAAAAAGTATTAGCGTTAGATTCACCAGATAGTGAACAGCCTCGTGTTGTTGCCAGCTCCAGTGAATATCTATGTTGCGATATGGCATTGATCGAAAATGGGCATGACATCGTATATCGCACCAACATTCGCAATTACGATTTTAAGTGGTTAAACGATGCTAAGTTCGCGGTGAGCAATTCTACCATTTACGATATGCTGCCAAGCTTGTTTCATCGTTCAAACGGCGTGGCGTTTATTTCCAAACGCGATGGCGCAGCGCAGGTTTATGTTCAGCGCGATAGCGGCGGCGCAATGGCGCTGTCAAACTTCGCTAAATACAAGGTATTTAGCAATGTCGAGGTGAGTATTGACGATGTACATTTGGTTGCAGGTGAAGCTAATCGCGTACACTTGTTTGATGTTGAAAAGCGGGCGCTGGTATTTAGCCGCACATTCGATGATAGAGTGAATCACGTTTCTTGGTTAAATCAGGCGTTGGTTGCTGTGCATTTGGCCGATGGCCAATATCAACGCATTGTGCTGTTAGACATTAAAACGAAGAAAATTTTGCCTCTGACGACAAATTGGCAACGTTTGCTGGTGGATGCTGAACCTGACTCAAACTCATTGGCCGGTGTGTACTTGTTAGATAGAGAGAACAAATTGTATCGCAGTTCTATTGAGGATATTTTAGCCCAGAGGTTACCAGCTGATGCTATCGCTAAACTGGCGATTGGCGTTAATCGCGATACGGTTATTAGTAATGGTAAGCTTTACCACATTCCAAGCTATGATACTCGCCTGCAGGTAAGTGCGATAACTAAGCCGAATAAATTGGTAGAGCACATTGAAATTGGTGATAGTTATGGTTTTGATGTTAGCAATAACGCGATAATTTTTAGTCATTTAGCTAATGAATCAACAGAACTGCACCGCACTAAATAG
- a CDS encoding DUF1304 domain-containing protein yields the protein MEMLALILVALVAVEHIYILVLEMFLWTKPRALKVFGMSLEDAQTSKTLAANMGLYNGFLAAGLIWGLLHPAAAIGEQVQLFFLGCVIVAAIFGGLTAKRSILFVQGTPALLALIAVLAS from the coding sequence ATGGAAATGCTGGCGCTTATTCTCGTGGCTTTGGTTGCGGTGGAGCACATTTATATTTTAGTGCTTGAAATGTTTTTGTGGACTAAACCTCGCGCACTTAAGGTGTTTGGAATGTCACTTGAAGATGCACAGACATCTAAGACATTGGCGGCCAATATGGGACTCTATAACGGCTTTCTAGCGGCAGGTTTGATTTGGGGCTTACTGCATCCTGCGGCAGCGATTGGCGAGCAAGTTCAATTGTTCTTTTTAGGTTGCGTTATCGTTGCGGCAATATTTGGTGGTTTAACGGCTAAGCGTTCAATTTTATTTGTACAGGGCACGCCGGCATTATTGGCGTTGATAGCAGTTTTGGCGAGTTAG
- a CDS encoding DUF6503 family protein: MRNFIALLLFITASVHFPVKAQPVVSSVDKKAQEIANASVAAMGGRDNYNNTRYISWLFFGSRFHVWDKFTGDIRIEYDKGNVLLMNIHTKKGRVWEQGKELKDEKMLAEKMNWGYEVWINDSYWVVMPFKLHDDGVNLAYTRQDKSLDGQDVDVLTMTFNDVGVTPDNKYEVFFDKQTHLIKEFAFYPTVNTNKPRFRLPWANWQQYGTIKLADNRGKSGMTPISVFDELPQTIFTSPQAAKDNQGEIIKGALIK; the protein is encoded by the coding sequence ATGAGAAATTTTATAGCACTGTTGTTATTTATCACTGCGTCTGTTCATTTTCCGGTAAAAGCGCAACCCGTTGTGTCTTCGGTAGATAAAAAAGCGCAGGAAATTGCCAATGCCAGTGTGGCTGCGATGGGCGGGCGAGATAATTACAATAATACCCGTTATATCTCGTGGCTTTTCTTTGGCTCGCGATTTCATGTATGGGACAAGTTTACCGGCGATATTCGTATCGAGTATGACAAAGGCAATGTATTGCTGATGAATATTCATACTAAGAAGGGCCGTGTGTGGGAGCAAGGTAAAGAGCTTAAAGACGAGAAAATGCTCGCCGAGAAAATGAATTGGGGCTATGAGGTTTGGATTAACGATTCCTATTGGGTAGTGATGCCGTTTAAATTACACGATGATGGCGTAAATCTCGCTTATACCCGTCAAGACAAGAGTTTAGACGGTCAAGATGTCGATGTTCTTACCATGACATTTAACGATGTTGGGGTCACTCCTGATAATAAATACGAAGTGTTTTTCGATAAACAAACCCATTTGATTAAAGAGTTTGCCTTTTATCCGACGGTTAATACCAACAAACCTAGATTTCGACTGCCTTGGGCTAATTGGCAGCAATACGGCACAATAAAACTGGCTGATAATCGCGGCAAAAGCGGTATGACGCCTATCAGCGTGTTTGATGAACTACCGCAAACGATTTTCACCTCGCCACAAGCCGCTAAAGATAACCAAGGCGAGATAATAAAAGGCGCCTTAATTAAATAA
- a CDS encoding SDR family NAD(P)-dependent oxidoreductase, with amino-acid sequence MAKTILITGATDGIGLVTAMKLAKLGHDLIIHGRNSEKLADANKQIDAVGSGKVISLMADFSSLTQVSAMADEVINRGYKIDVLINNAGVFRTATPLTAQGMDVRFTVNTIAPYLLTRKLLSVFNAQARVLNLSSAAQASIDFDALQGQKQLDDMAAYAQSKTAITMWTKTLSRQLQDLVLLAINPGSLLASKMVKQGFGVAGKNLAIGADILVEMALSDTATAYSGDYFDNDAGRFSSPHSDVLDDELCSELIAVMDKEITKI; translated from the coding sequence ATGGCTAAGACTATTTTAATTACAGGCGCTACTGACGGTATTGGTTTGGTTACAGCGATGAAGTTGGCTAAATTGGGCCATGATTTAATCATCCACGGCCGTAACAGTGAAAAGCTGGCTGACGCCAACAAGCAAATTGATGCAGTGGGTAGCGGCAAGGTGATTTCACTAATGGCTGACTTTTCTTCGCTCACGCAAGTATCAGCAATGGCGGATGAAGTGATAAATCGTGGCTATAAAATCGATGTGTTAATTAATAATGCTGGGGTATTTAGAACTGCTACTCCACTAACTGCACAAGGCATGGATGTCCGCTTCACCGTAAATACCATTGCTCCTTATTTACTCACTCGAAAGTTGCTATCGGTTTTCAATGCTCAAGCTAGGGTGCTTAACTTATCTTCGGCTGCACAAGCGAGCATCGATTTTGACGCCTTGCAAGGGCAAAAACAACTAGATGACATGGCGGCTTATGCGCAGAGTAAAACAGCGATTACCATGTGGACTAAAACGTTGTCTCGTCAATTACAAGACCTTGTTTTACTGGCTATTAATCCTGGCTCTTTACTGGCAAGTAAGATGGTTAAGCAAGGCTTTGGTGTGGCGGGAAAGAATTTGGCAATTGGCGCAGACATATTAGTTGAGATGGCACTTAGTGATACGGCGACTGCGTACAGTGGTGATTATTTTGATAATGACGCTGGACGTTTCTCTTCGCCTCACAGCGATGTATTAGATGACGAGTTATGCAGTGAATTAATTGCGGTAATGGACAAGGAGATAACAAAAATCTGA